The following are encoded together in the Nocardioides sp. Arc9.136 genome:
- a CDS encoding CocE/NonD family hydrolase has translation MKHPARSRTSTRSRAAALFATGVLGAVGAAAPVLPGTPASVAAPAPGAAHADRAATVPDGWRARPATYPGTVARSDLAIAMSDGTVLRGDLELPAGANGRAAAGRFPVLVTITAYNKSVAGSSLREDEPGYLVRRGYASLTVDARGTGSSEGTWDAFGEREQLDGKEVVEWASSRARPWSNGKVGMRGPSYMGINQLFTAALHPKGLRAIFPQVPAGDVYRDVVASGGQVDVGFIPLWLGLVTTTGVVPPAVTATDPASGIGALLSHVHGAATFTAPLLLDAVLGGDAAHDGPFYRTRSPLEVVDEVDVPTFLVGGRQDLFQRGTPLLFEALQERGVPTRLVVGPWNHLEGSAGTGLEKAGHGTLSQLQLRWFDRWLRGATGTRLGRIAPVTVHENGSGTWRTQREWISRDARARSYRLSGSATTGLRPGSLTTGTARDGTAVVPPVPVSGLCTRSASQWTAGIPGLLAGDLPCFTDNALNDATGIVYETAPVTRPVRFAGPLNARLHASSPTGGGMLAVSVSDVSPSGRVTRLTGGWQLLAQRQLDRRRTRYLDGEVLQPYHPFTRGSRSPAPGRVVPVNVEVFPTAAKIRKGHRLRIAVQSFDVPHLLPSLPDLPGALAPLTLHTSRAHPSRLTIPWLPAGAR, from the coding sequence GTGAAGCACCCGGCCCGCAGCCGCACCAGCACCCGTTCCCGGGCAGCCGCCCTCTTCGCCACCGGCGTGCTCGGCGCGGTCGGCGCCGCCGCACCGGTCCTCCCCGGCACCCCCGCCTCGGTGGCAGCCCCGGCACCCGGGGCGGCGCACGCGGATCGCGCGGCCACGGTGCCGGACGGGTGGCGGGCCCGCCCGGCGACGTACCCCGGCACCGTCGCGCGCAGCGACCTCGCCATCGCGATGTCCGACGGCACGGTCCTGCGCGGGGACCTGGAGCTGCCGGCCGGCGCCAACGGCCGGGCCGCGGCCGGCCGGTTCCCGGTCCTGGTGACGATCACGGCGTACAACAAGTCCGTCGCCGGGTCCTCGCTCAGGGAGGACGAGCCGGGCTACCTGGTCCGGCGCGGCTACGCCTCGCTCACCGTCGACGCCCGCGGCACCGGCAGCTCGGAGGGCACCTGGGACGCCTTCGGCGAGCGCGAGCAGCTCGACGGCAAGGAGGTCGTCGAGTGGGCCTCCTCCCGGGCACGTCCCTGGAGCAACGGCAAGGTGGGCATGCGCGGCCCGTCGTACATGGGCATCAACCAGCTCTTCACTGCAGCGCTGCACCCGAAGGGCCTCCGGGCGATCTTCCCCCAGGTGCCGGCGGGTGACGTCTACCGCGACGTCGTCGCCTCCGGCGGCCAGGTGGACGTCGGCTTCATCCCGCTGTGGCTGGGCCTGGTCACGACGACCGGTGTCGTCCCGCCCGCGGTGACCGCGACGGACCCGGCCTCCGGGATCGGGGCCCTGCTGTCCCACGTGCACGGCGCCGCGACGTTCACCGCCCCGCTGCTGCTCGACGCCGTGCTCGGCGGCGACGCGGCGCACGACGGGCCGTTCTACCGGACCCGCTCACCTCTGGAGGTGGTCGACGAGGTGGACGTGCCGACGTTCCTCGTCGGCGGGCGGCAGGACCTCTTCCAGCGCGGGACGCCGCTGCTGTTCGAGGCGCTCCAGGAGCGCGGCGTGCCGACCCGGCTCGTCGTCGGACCGTGGAACCACCTCGAGGGCTCGGCCGGCACGGGCCTGGAGAAGGCCGGCCACGGCACCCTCTCCCAGCTGCAGCTGCGCTGGTTCGACCGCTGGCTGCGCGGGGCGACGGGCACCCGCCTGGGCCGGATCGCACCGGTCACCGTCCACGAGAACGGGTCGGGCACGTGGCGCACCCAGCGGGAGTGGATCAGCCGCGACGCCCGGGCGCGCAGCTACCGGCTGTCGGGGAGCGCGACGACCGGTCTCCGGCCCGGCAGCCTGACGACCGGTACGGCCCGGGACGGCACGGCGGTCGTGCCGCCCGTGCCGGTCTCCGGGCTGTGCACCCGATCGGCGAGCCAGTGGACCGCGGGCATCCCCGGCCTGCTGGCCGGGGACCTGCCGTGCTTCACCGACAACGCGCTCAACGACGCCACCGGAATCGTCTACGAGACCGCACCGGTCACCAGGCCGGTCCGCTTCGCCGGACCGCTCAACGCACGCCTCCACGCCTCGAGCCCCACCGGTGGCGGCATGCTGGCGGTCTCGGTCTCCGACGTCTCGCCCTCCGGGCGGGTCACCCGCCTCACCGGCGGCTGGCAGCTCCTCGCCCAGCGGCAGCTCGACCGGCGACGGACCCGCTACCTCGACGGGGAGGTGCTCCAGCCCTACCACCCCTTCACCCGCGGGTCCCGGTCCCCGGCGCCGGGCAGGGTCGTGCCGGTCAACGTCGAGGTCTTCCCGACCGCGGCGAAGATCCGGAAGGGCCACCGGCTGCGCATCGCGGTCCAATCCTTCGACGTGCCCCACCTGCTGCCCTCGCTGCCGGACCTGCCGGGTGCACTCGCCCCGCTGACCCTGCACACCTCGCGCGCCCACCCCTCCCGGCTCACGATCCCGTGGCTGCCGGCCGGAGCGCGCTGA
- a CDS encoding MsnO8 family LLM class oxidoreductase, with product MRLSLLDRSRTRAGRPEGEALAHTVERAVAVERLGYHRFWVAEHHGVPGVASGAPAVLLAAVGGRTTTIRIGSGGVMLPNHQPYVVAEQFRMLAALHPDRVDLGVGRSVGFTAPVRRALRRGSEEPDTFAEDVAELRAYLEDAGPVTARPAGVGAVPLSVLATGRGLEVAAGLGLPVVVGGPVLDEPDVGERLAAYRRGFRPHGGSDPQVTVSLDVLVADTDAEARELALPEVWAMARSRRTGVFGPLEPVADIRGQDWDAQDAGRVEKGLAAVTAGSAGTVRRRLERLVERTAADELLVTGSTYDRDALAASDAALPALVG from the coding sequence ATGAGGTTGTCCCTGCTCGACCGCTCCCGCACGCGCGCCGGCCGCCCGGAGGGCGAGGCCCTGGCCCACACCGTCGAGCGGGCCGTCGCGGTCGAGCGGCTGGGCTACCACCGGTTCTGGGTCGCCGAGCACCACGGCGTGCCCGGCGTCGCCTCCGGTGCGCCGGCGGTGCTGCTGGCCGCGGTCGGCGGGCGGACGACGACGATCCGGATCGGCTCGGGCGGGGTGATGCTGCCCAACCACCAGCCGTACGTCGTGGCCGAGCAGTTCCGGATGCTCGCCGCGCTGCACCCGGACCGGGTCGACCTGGGCGTCGGCCGGTCAGTCGGGTTCACCGCGCCGGTGCGGCGCGCGCTGCGGCGCGGCTCCGAGGAGCCGGACACCTTCGCCGAGGACGTCGCCGAGCTGCGCGCCTACCTCGAGGACGCCGGCCCGGTCACCGCCCGTCCGGCCGGGGTCGGCGCGGTCCCGCTGTCGGTGCTGGCCACCGGGCGGGGGCTCGAGGTCGCCGCCGGGCTGGGCCTGCCGGTAGTCGTCGGCGGACCGGTGCTGGACGAGCCGGACGTGGGGGAGCGGCTCGCGGCGTACCGCCGGGGGTTCCGGCCGCACGGGGGCAGCGATCCCCAGGTCACGGTGTCGCTGGACGTGCTGGTCGCCGACACCGACGCCGAGGCGCGCGAGCTGGCCCTGCCGGAGGTGTGGGCGATGGCGCGGTCGCGCCGGACCGGCGTCTTCGGCCCGCTGGAGCCGGTCGCCGACATCCGTGGGCAGGACTGGGACGCCCAGGACGCCGGGCGGGTGGAGAAGGGCCTGGCGGCCGTGACCGCCGGCAGCGCGGGCACGGTACGACGGCGGCTCGAGCGGCTCGTGGAGCGCACGGCCGCCGACGAGCTGCTCGTCACCGGCTCGACGTACGACCGCGACGCGCTGGCGGCCTCGGACGCCGCGCTCCCCGCGCTGGTCGGCTGA